A region from the Acyrthosiphon pisum isolate AL4f chromosome A1, pea_aphid_22Mar2018_4r6ur, whole genome shotgun sequence genome encodes:
- the LOC100164078 gene encoding uncharacterized protein LOC100164078 isoform X1: MSFLPEKEPLKFDINLCGAPEEIVHLVDNIKKVGEQFLYHWKTFPIILPPTAITTKCQINGNDSTYGPGADSNCTLARRPITSIRSINCRDLFVPPSFDELDAVAVNTKGEPRHLNTKQLESLRERGLDKDIHGKPKKLNSKQLDTIRKLGEFEVASINFVGQTHKWRLTEWLQKGTERNRETLLDDLAFALQFLLVTARARLFSHFFSIAESIKAILTGVIKLIDIIFGVPSLQAHNLPEKIREERCRYLVAELICRPELEHALEHLISFVRKQLRRAATEKFEPSKEAMCPQIPIPYQFLTPKREEIDLRLFDRDVMKKALPVIMGLLERETRGWFLHFREKLIYELKTQKLSDEEIEKSVNEAVMKEYLQRVYKSIVNNVELQMLGDGIPKLLINQAQCIVLMHRAVENVQRKIIKQKNTLSQRMQYTYPVLSRIGPWMRDKQTIAEEKFIQECQWSAHEEALTLCKEYKLHQAVYFLQRDLTFMREREPVLSKELKAVKIPTRTFHWLTQIWLPKNWIVRRSFQGQSETIPTVLSTTATAITTPRSNPSQAVFLVEKETTHTTTTRWPFWRIINLLYRTWTWTWNAMFFFGVVIPWCSPVSVRSLFYSESFYPDLELSQVNGTLFPRKSSLTSTLLSRLNLLWRHISKSRTHFETKPDTGFIGKGMTRHLNRAWNYVIKGILGTLAMLIIFPIICLSASFGSLMVALTGPIWMPLVTFLLHVFNGLIYDLDSPAEWKNRYFVVIEAVVWNMIFQGILQPLIACLIAFILCPIITVILFIVALLRYWFRLAWDSVIYHLVIKKRGRIPACDSFIVKRVAGPGMASDYYFQIRPEQALAAFEAKMELDELNAYQNLMEQKIQQPQKDFARFVDVCFGPFSAHLAKNGTYRILEKEAQDLMTALQDKLERRLRELQSGLSTTLKSKIRLTSKDLKVTVALASKMLEYWYPQHVMQKLSISEEEFWESKGLSINDWSALAVVFLTDIFSLDFLTPLDDADTKFKLETEQSVDLSRFYNAVQSINIDGQCSEILGPLYSSRGNIQIQSPYLEISAFNPRSKLLHCKFKKIDNACNSITYTMLLGGRFKTGTRRPKAYLRTNSMPSQRNKSRPWKRTQQSYMADKMCIPLPVPHPAHIALIIYNRDSESPIPLESENCIGILRALEDRTSDPTSTDYIPASSFDSADSRSSLTSESVEPEEQNVNVYNWQRDDWMLRTRQTGAVRVELASPEDISLDSESTRVVFGTLGTTV; this comes from the exons ATGTCTTTTTTGCCAGAG aaagAGCCTTTAAAGTTTGATATAAATCTTTGTGGAGCTCCCGAGGAGATTGTCCACCTAgtggataatattaaaaaa gtgggagaacaatttttatatcattggaaaacttttccaattattttaccACCAACAGCTATTAcaacaaaatgtcaaataaatggAAACGATTCGACATATGGGCCAg GTGCAGATTCAAATTGTACTTTGGCCAGGCGACCCATAACATCTATTCGTTCCATCAACTGTCGAGATTTGTTTGTTCCACCATCTTTTGATGAATTGGATGCAGTGGCTGTAAATACCAAAGGTGAACCTAGGCATCTAAATACCAAACAACTAGAATCTTTGCGTGAACGTGG TCTGGACAAGGATATACATGGAAAGCCAAAGAAGTTGAATTCAAAACAATTGGATACTATACGTAAACTAGG ggAATTTGAAGTGGCTAGTATTAATTTTGTTGGTCAAACACACAAATGGAGATTAACAGAATGGTTACAAAAAGGAACAGAAAGAAATCGGGAGACACTACTAGATGATTTAGCATTTgccttacaatttttattagtgaCTGCAAGAGCTAggttattttcacatttttttagcATTGCAGAATCTATAAAGGCTATACTAACTGGCGTGATTAAATTAATTG atataatatttggaGTACCTTCTTTACAAGCACATAACTTACCAGAAAAAATAAGAGAAGAACGATGTCGTTATTTGGTTGCTGAATTAATTTGTCGA CCAGAATTAGAACATGCCTTGGAACATTTAATAAGTTTTGTTCGAAAACAGTTGCGAAGAGCCGCTACCGAAAAATTTGAACCATCAAAAGAAGCAATGTGCCCCCAGATTCCTATTCCTTATCAATTTTTGACTCCAAAA CGCGAAGAAATTGATTTGAGGCTTTTTGATAGAGATGTAATGAAAAAAGCATTACCTGTGATAATGGGGTTGTTGGAACGTGAAACACGGGGTTGGTTTCTACATTTTAGAGAAAAacttatttatgaattaaaaacacaaaagttATCAGATGAAGAGAttgaaaaa tctgTTAATGAAGCTGTAATGAAAGAGTATTTACAACGTGTATACAAAAGTATAGTTAATAATGTAGAACTGCAGATGTTAGGTGATGGAATTCCTAAACTTTTGATCAACCAAGCACAATGCATTGTTCTTATGCATCG agctgttgaaaatgtacaaaggaaaataattaaacaaaaaaatacgctATCTCAACGAATGCAATATACCTATCCTGTTTTATCACGTATTGGTCCTTGGATGAGAGATAAGCAAACCATTGCAGAG GAAAAATTTATTCAAGAATGTCAATGGAGTGCTCATGAAGAAGCATTAACTCTTTGTAAAGAATACAAATTACATCAAGCTGTCTATTTTTTACAAAGGGATCTGACTTTTATGAGAGAA AGAGAACCAGTCTTGTCAAAAGAACTTAAAGCTGTTAAAATTCCAACCAGAACTTTTCATTGGTTAACACAAATTTGGCTACCAAAAAATTGGATTGTACGAAGATCGTTCCAAGGTCAATCAGAAACTATACCAACTGTATTGAGTACAACAGCAACAGCTATTACAACACCTAGGTCTAATCCCAGCCAA gcTGTATTTTTGGTAGAAAAAGAAACAACCCACACAACCACAACAAGATGGCCATTTTGGagaattattaacttattatatcgCACTTGGACATGGACATGGAATGCTATGTTTTTCTTTGGT GTGGTTATACCGTGGTGTAGTCCTGTGAGTGTACGTTCTTTGTTTTATTCAGAATCTTTTTATCCAGATTTAGAATTGTCCCAAGTGAATGGTACATTATTTCCTAGAAAATCTTCACTTACTTCAACGCTCCTATCTAGATTAAATTTACTTTGGCGGCACATATCAAAAAGTCGAACTCATTTCGAAACAAAACCTGATACAg gATTTATTGGTAAAGGAATGACAAGACATTTAAACCGAGCTTGGAACTATGTAATCAAAGGTATATTGGGCACATTAgctatgttaattatatttccaATTATATGTCTTTCTGCAAGTTTTGGAAGTCTGATGGTGGCATTAACTGGTCCAATATG GATGCCTttggtaacatttttattacatgtgTTCAACggtttaatttatgatttggaCTCTCCAGCTGAATGGAAAAacagatattttgttgtaattgaagCTGTTGTATGGAATATGATTTTTCAGGGCATTTTACAACCATTGATAGCGTGTTTAATTGCTTTCATATTATGTCCAATAATTACAGTAATCTTATTCATCg ttgctCTGTTGAGATATTGGTTTCGTTTAGCATGGGATAGCGTTATATACCATTTGGTGATTAAAAAACGTGGACGAATACCAGCATGTGATAGTTTCATTGTTAAACGTGTGGCTGGTCCAGGTATGGCATCAGATTATTACTTTCAAATTCGTCCTGAGCAAGCTTTGGCTGCATTTGAGGCTAAAATGGAGTTGGATGAACTTAACGCATATCAAAATCTAATGGAGCAAAAAATTCAACAACCGCAAAAAGATTTTGCGCGCTTTGTTGATGTATGTTTTGGACCATTTAGTGCACATTTAGCCAAAAATGGAACTTATCGAATACTGGAGAAAGAAGCACAGGATTTGATGACAGCACTTCAAGATAAATTGGAAAGAAGATTACGAGAACTTCAATCTGGTTTGTCAACAACTCTAAAATCGAAAATTAGATTAACTTCAAAGGATCTTAAa gttACGGTGGCTTTAGCATCAAAAATGTTGGAATATTGGTACCCTCAACATGTAATGCAAAAGTTGTCTATTAGTGAAGAAGAATTTTGGGAATCCAAAGGACTTTCAATAAATGATTGGTCTGCTCTTGCTGTTGTATTTCTGACAGATATATTCAGTTTAGATTTTCTTACACCATTAGATGATGCAGATACTAAGTTTAAATTAGag ACTGAACAGAGTGTAGATTTATCACGATTCTATAATGCTGTTcaaagtattaatattgatgGCCAGTGCTCAGAAATATTGGGTCCATTATATTCGTCACGTGGAAACATTCAAATACAATCACCATACTTGGAAATTTCTGCTTTTAATCCTCGCTCAAAATTATTACACtgcaaattcaaaaaaatagataatgcttg CAATAGTATTACGTACACAATGTTATTAGGCGGTCGTTTTAAAACTGGAACTCGCAGACCCAAAGCATACTTGAGAACAAATTCTATGCCATCACAACGTAATAAATCTCGGCCGTGGAAACGAACACAACAGTCATACATGGCAGATAAAATGTGCATCCCGTTACCTGTTCCTCATCCAGCCCATAtagctttaataatatataatcgagATTCTGAATCTCCCATTCCTTTAGAATCTGAAAATTGCATTGGAATTTTAAG ggCCTTAGAAGATCGGACATCTGATCCTACATCAACTGATTATATTCCTGCTAGTAGTTTTGACAGTGCAGATTCTCGTAGTTCCTTGACGTCAGAAAGTGTAGAACCAGAAGAGcaaaatgttaatgtatataACTGGCAACGTGATGATTGGATGTTGCGAACACGACAGACTGGAGCTGTACGGGTAGAACTAGCATCACCTGAAGACATAAGTCTTGATTCTGAATCTACAAGAGTTGTATTTGGTACATTAGGAACAACCGTATGA